ATGGTGCGGCCGGTAACCTCACCATTGACAATCTCCAGCTGGTTGGCAAAAGCGTAATCAAGACCGAGTTCCTGCTGCAGGCGATCAGTGAAAAATTTGAACCCGCCGGAGATCACGGCAGTGCGGAAACCGAGACGTTTGAGAATATGCACCAGGTTGCGGGCTCCAGGGGTAAAGGGGATGGAGCGATACACCTCATCGAGCGACTCCTCCTTCAAACCTTTGAGCAGCGCGACGCGCGCAGCCAGCGACTGGCCGAAATCGAGTTCACCGTTCATGGCCTGCTCGGTGATCCGCGCCACATCGTCACCAACACCAGCCAGACGGGCCAATTCGTCGATCACCTCCACCTGGATCAGAGTGGAATCCATATCCATCACCACCAACCGCTTGGCACGACGATAGAGTCTCTCTTTTTGCACCGCCACATCGACACGCTGACTGCCACCAACCTGGAGCAGTTGCCGCTTCAGCGCCGGAATATCGAGCTGACCATCGGTGCTGATGAGCAACTCAACGCAGCGCAATTCACGTTGAGTCAATTTTGAGATGCGCACCACATTGGCGGAAGCTTCAGCAAGCAGACCGGTCACTTCGGCCAGGGAACGCGCATCGACCCGGCTGCCGAGGATAGTCACGACATAGGTATTCCCAGCGGTTTTACGCCGGTACTCATCTTCGCTGATCACGGCAAAATCAAGATCCAGCCCCATCTCCTTGGCTTGAAACAGCAGGTCTTTGATCAGCGGTTTTTCACTGCTGCTGCCTGCGGACAGATCAAGCAACAGGGTCAACACCATCTGGGTGTGGGTGGTGGTCTGTTCAATATCGCGAATGCGTGCCCCATCGGTATCGGCAATCAGTTGGGCGACTTTGGCAATAACGCCGGGCCGGTCCTGACCGGTGATGGTAATCAGAATCAGGCGGTTTTCCATGGGTGAGGGTCTCCTTCACAGGTCGTGGCAAGCAAGGGAATTTTTTCGCAGTCTACCGGGAAACGGATCGTTGGGCAATGGTCGCCCTGAAAATAAAAAGGGAGGTGGCAAAACGCCACCTCCCCTTAAGACGAACCACAAAGAAGATCTATTCA
This region of uncultured Desulfuromonas sp. genomic DNA includes:
- the serB gene encoding phosphoserine phosphatase SerB encodes the protein MENRLILITITGQDRPGVIAKVAQLIADTDGARIRDIEQTTTHTQMVLTLLLDLSAGSSSEKPLIKDLLFQAKEMGLDLDFAVISEDEYRRKTAGNTYVVTILGSRVDARSLAEVTGLLAEASANVVRISKLTQRELRCVELLISTDGQLDIPALKRQLLQVGGSQRVDVAVQKERLYRRAKRLVVMDMDSTLIQVEVIDELARLAGVGDDVARITEQAMNGELDFGQSLAARVALLKGLKEESLDEVYRSIPFTPGARNLVHILKRLGFRTAVISGGFKFFTDRLQQELGLDYAFANQLEIVNGEVTGRTMGRVVDGECKAQLLEEIAEREGVTLDQVIAIGDGANDLPMLGKAGLGIAFNAKARVREQADTHINQQSLDSILYLLGLSEREMDEISA